AAAATTCCTCAACAAGATAAGTCcttcttcatagatttcaaACTTTCCAAATCAAACTTCTTTATCTATTCATGAATCACTAAGAGGaatcttaaatcctaaccatagggtttccaagaaaacaaatccaagaatttcaagaaagggtctcttgattgttcttctttaagttatgatttttcatcaagatttgtggagcttttaaggtatgtaaggctaatcatagcgttggattgagttcgtacACGCGCCTCACATCTAAACTCTATCGTTAAATAGTTGAGTTGAATTCTAGCCCTAATTTCTTGAGTTCTTGAATCAATTTAATCCCCATTGAGTTTtgcatataaatttcattgtgtTCTTGTACATACTACGATAtttcttgatgagtttcttgagttgagtcttgttgagagtatggatttgtgtttttattcacatgaaccctaattgtgatttcatttatattttatgcattgatagagttttattaaagaatgatttatgaacgctttgcattaaatattttatgcactattttgagtttaaagagtgaaTATTTTCACCTTTGAATGAGGAAGAGTTTGAGCATAAGTTTGCGAAATACCTTAATTATTATCTTGATcctgagtattttaaatataaatgagttgagcattattacattaagatatatattttgagattaagttgagaagttaaatgatattcttattttaaatgcattcattgagttgagtttatacctattttaaagagaagagatgagttgaggaGTTAAGTTATGCCTTAAATGAATTTTTTGAGTtgacatgagttgagtcttgagTTAAAGTCctaaagagactaaatgagtaaatTGAGTAAATTCTCTCATTattgtatatgagcataataaaatattatgaaaatagtattgagcaccgatatggGGTGAgctcataaactacgtagctagcGTAGGATAAAGGTCAGGCCTctcttgtcccaaaagaggacttttagattggatccatgagtttgAACGTCCTTTGCCTTGTTAAGGTATTGGACGGCTAAAGCAACATCAGTTTtaagcgttgtatcatcactaactcataggtgatggttgtcggttagaaaaactccctaagagtaatatattatatttttatctatCGAGCTGCATCTCTTACTGCATattatttaaagcatttgtattattttacttcatgctttattgagttaagTCATTTCAGAATGAGTCCtctgagttgagttgagtatcattgagtaagtttcctttcagctattttacatacttgtacatttcacgtactaacgtcattttgcctgcatcattttatgatgcagacacagatattagagatcatcaacagataTATCATTGAGGATCTACTTCTCtagttttggtgagacctctttgtaTTCAGAGAAGCTCTTTTCTTTCCAGTCATTCCTTTATTATTTAGTCGTTCTTTAAGATAGCCGTGGACTTGTCTCGGCACCTTCTTATGAGttagttagaggcttcatagatagtaGAGTTGAGTAGAAGGATTCTTTCAGAATATGTTTTTAaaccataattttattattgagtatattatactttgagtattttaaaGCTATCATTTACTTATTGATGAAGATGTTTTAAATGTCCACTTGAGTTAAATTTATATTGAGGTGAGTTTGTTGCTGAATTATTGAACGAGTGATCAGAACAAGTGATTCGCTTGGGGCCAACAATGGTCTCCAAGTGCcgatcacgtctagggtaccctctcgaagCGTGACAGAAAAATAAGTACTTAAAAATTTGAGATATGCTCAAGTTATATCTAATACtaccatttttttaaaaaatatgttacTTTCTCCGTTTTAAttgatttgacttgatatgaaaaaaaaaaaaatttaaaaattttttaTGATCATAAATACATTATTTagtaaaactaaaactaaaactaaaaaattataaaataaaaaatacactttttaaatgaattaaaaagaaaaaagaaacaaactGAAAACGTAAAAGAGGGTGTATAGTAAGAAGAAATTAAAGGGTTGGTAATTGATCCTCACTAACAAAGCAAACGTTTATgtatctaatcaactcaattattattgttatggcCTGTTTggccataaatatttttttcctttcttccaCAAACTTGTTTAGTTGTGTCAACTTGTcactttaaaaaaaaacctaaaaataataataatcaaatttgaaagaagtacAAAATAAATTCCTTCataaaaaactatcaaaaacAATTTTTCCATTCCGCAAAGATAATAATAAGATATCCATATGTTTTGCCCGTCTTGTTTAGCTTTGAGAAATGAAAATATCTTAGAGTGGAATGTGAGGGATAGTTATGTCATAATCAATTTAATTTGTATGTTTAAATCATTTGTATTATTAATATACACCTCAATATACATTAAAGTGTAGATTAAGAATATATACTAAACAAGGTaactaataatatatacaattaatcatgaattatttttctaatacaCTCAATCGAGACCTAAGATCATATTGAATAtattttctattcatttttaATTTGTCATATTTAGATTTGACATgtccattaaaaaaaattgacatgacTATTCTATCCCGCTCCTATTAATTAATGTTTActattatgttttaaaaataattcgAAGAATATGTAAttaatgataaataattattccAAGTGGACCCACCTGAACTCGTAAAAATGAAATCCAGCCCCTCCTATTTCTCTGCCCTGTTTTCCTACCTTAATAGCTCCCATGGCTTCTCTAAATTTTTCCATTTCTTTGTAACACAGtacagataaaaataaaataaaaaccaaaATTCTCAACAATAATGGCTAATCAATCCTTGGAGTACTCTTATTCTTCATATCCAGATTCTGTAAATTCATCCCCACGTTCCCGTGAAATTGACTGTGAAAACGCTTCATGGGATGATCAACCACCTTCTTCTAATTCAAATTACAAAGTCAAATTCATGTGCAGTTATGGCGGAAAAATACTCCCTAGACCCCATGATAATCAGCTAGCTTACGTCGCTGGTGAAACTAAAATTCTCTCCGTTGATCGGAATATCAGATTTTCCAATCTTGTTGCTAAGCTTTCCTCTATTTCTGATTGTGATGTTTGCTTTAAGTATCAGTTACCTGGTGAAGACCTTGATGCTTTGATTTCAGTAACTAACGATGAAGATTTAGAACATATGATGCTTGAATATGATCGGCTTTATCGGGGACCTGCTAAACCGGCGAGGCTCCGGTTGTTTTTATTCCCGTTGACTACTCCGGCGACTAGTAATTTCGGTTCAACTGACTCGAAAACTGAGAGTCAGTGGTTTGTTGATGCGTTGAATTCTGTTCAGTTGCAGAATTTGGATGTGAATTCTCCGACGGCTGTTTCGTCGGCGCCGTCGCCGGCGAATAATCCTGATTTTCTGTTTGGGTTGGATAAAGGGCAAGTTCAACAACAACCTCCACCGGTGAAGCTACAAGACCCAACTCCTCCACCGCCGGTGCAGGAGGTTTTTGCCAAGGAATTTCATGGTGGTTCCGATGCGGGATCGGAAGACCGGCATATCATCGGAGATAATGTAATCTCGCCGGCGGATTATCAGAGACAGGTTCATGAAATGCAAAGGTTGCAGCAGCATATTTCTAACCAAGAACAAGCTATGTACAACAGAAAGATTGAGGAATCTATTCCTAGAGTGTATCCAGGAGAATACTATCAGCAAAAAGCTCCGCCGCCGCCGCAACAGGCGGCGGTGCCGGTGACGAATCCGGCCAACTTCTGGCCGGAACGTCATATGACTAGTGGACCATACCCTGCTTCAGCAGTGCAAACTGAACAACCTGTATATATAGTTCAAACGCCCTCCGGAGTTTATCAAACTCCGGCTATGCGACCGGTGACTAGTCAAGTGGGTGGTCAGGCTTATTACGGCATGCAGCGCGTGATGCCAGAGGTTTACAGGGAACAGCCGGTGTACGGCGGAGTTCCTCCGCAACCAACAATTCAACAGCCGAAGATGGGAGGAGCTTACACGTCGGAAAATATGGGGATGGTACGGCCACACGCGCCGCCGGAGCCAACATATACACAAGTTGGGTATGATAGTGTAGGGAGACAGGTTTATTATACTGCACCGGCGGGTGTTATGCAACAGCAAATGCAGCATCCAGCGGTGGCCGCCGCGGCGGTTGATGGTAGGCAGAGTGGCGGCGCGTTGAATCCAGATggtagaattgttggcaagccTTGAAGTTTATCCTTAATTTCTTTCTTGCTTTTGAGTTAATTTTTACTTAAGTGAAAAAAATAGGATTTTATTAACTTTGCGGCGGGCTTATGGTCGTGTCATGTGTGTTTAGTAACTTTTTTTGGAAATGTTTTTCTATGTACTGTTTCGTGGGATTGGGATATGCAAGTGAAAGATTATTAGTAACTGATGTTGATTAAGCACAAGTCTAAACCAAGTTCAAGAAACTAAACACGGATAATATGACGCACTTAATTGTTAATTGATGTTTACATGAGCACAGACATCCTCAAACAATAATGAGCGGAGTTAATTATGCCGtttgaattaaatatttactaTCATATTAAACTGtataattgattttaaaaatataatttcatttcTTAATTAACTCATAAAGCAAACGTCATGACTCTATTCCAAATTACCCCAAATTTTATCATAGGTAGAATATTGATGTTATCTTACATGTGAAAAGTATAATTTTGAGCTGAttcaatattaaattaatattccTATGTAAGAGACTAATGACCAAACAAGTTCGGCGTAGATATAAAGCACTTTCAATCTTGTCTGATtctactaaaattttcaaagaagcATCTATATGGAGTTCTGTTTTTCAAAAGCTTTATTATTGAAAAAAGTAATTAATCGATTACTTAGTAACTATCGtagtttttttgttttgttttgttttttagttttttttacttttcttccTTTCTATACCTAGGAAAGAAATAAAAGGGTACCAAATAACTACTACATTGGAAAACATTATTCCAAAAAGATGATATGATTGCGACCTAACAAATTGTGAATAGTCTCACATCAATTACTTAATATATGAATAAACTTCTTAGTATAGTTTAAATTTTCGAAGTTAATTTTTGACATTAAGTTAGATATAAAAATCATAACGCAGCGACATTCTATTTTTCAGCATGAGTCACCATTTTCCAATGGCAACTTTGTTTTAAGTGAACGGGCAATTGAAGGTGGAAGGAGTTTGAAGAGCCACTTGTGattgaaaaatcataaaaatccAAAGAGAAAGTCAGCATAAAATTGATGCCTAATTAAAGAGAATGCTTCATATTGAAGCAATGAAAAGAGGTACTTCAGTATAACTAATGGAATCATTTAGCATTGTGCTactccttttcttcttttttttttttttaaaaaaataattcatctaGCGATTGAAGTTCGTATTAAAGCTTTAACTAAATTTAGATGATATacttaggatcattttattttattaaccaAAGTAGAGGCATTGGGAGTTGAGGctctcaataaaaaaaattatatccaaAATTCGAATTTAAAACCCCTCAGAGCAAATCAATCTTATAATTAACGTGAACGACTCCTATCACTCCACCGCAATTGTGCTACTCCATTTGCTAGCTAGGAATATGAAACAAGGCCACTATTGTTGACTAACGAACACCAAAATGCATGATGATGATATATAGTATGGTATTCAccattatttaatttaatttgtccTATTTATCATACATCACTTTCATCTGATTGGACTAAaagagagaatatatatatatatatactatcttTAGATAATCTTCTAAAATCTTTTTTAATTGTTCAGccttttgtttaattttatattcaCGATATACTAACCAATATTTAGATCTTATGTCTCGATATGCTGGATGTCTTTTAATATATGATAGTTTGCTCTAGCTTTGAGCTGTGTcacaaatttatatatatatatatgatttaaggTTAACAATATGTATGGCAAATGTAGGATATATGTAAGCATATTTTGTTGGTCTGGAGTTCGCTGATCAAACTTTTTCTCAGCTTAAAAAACTTGACCCTTTTTTATTTAAAGTGTATATATGAAAAgggaataaataaaaaaaggataCTTCACTAAAGTCTGTCCTAGAAGAAGAATTTGATTATTATTCTTCTTGTATAAGGTCAATCAATTCTAGTGCTAGGCAGAGTTTACTGATTAAAGGATCGTTTCACTGAATAATTGTTTGGAGATGCCAACTCCAAttatgagaagaaaaaaattccaACTCTTAAGGTATGGCTAAGCCCAATATATTTAGGATTTGTTTGGAAACTACTTCTTTCGTCCATTTTTACTTGTCGAGTATTGACTGACACACTTCTCTGTTAGGACTAAAAGAATCGAGTGACATGCGAAAGCTAGCAAAGTAAACCTCGATTGatcatgagtaagaagacaaacgaAAAATATACCAAAAGTGATGTaaatatttaacgtggttcaGTCAATCAACCTAcatccacaaaaaaaaaaataagcaatccactataaatatgagagtacaaaatatttagagaaataacctcacacaattcaccCAGAATACAAAGAGGTTCTTCCCCCAAATGTTAACGTAACACTTGTGTCTTACCGTTTCTCCCTACACAAAACTCTTAAAGCCCCTATGACTATATTGTAAATGCTGTCAAATTAGAAGGAGTGAACCTCTGTTTATAGAGTCAAACATTTTCCTACAAGAAAAAATACTAGCCAGATATGACGATTTtgtgttttttctttttagaaaaagaTAAATCCAATTATACTAGGAAAGTCAGGGCAAACACCCAACATTATTAAGTAGCAACAAATAGAATAATTACTATATCACCCTTCAAATATACTCACTCTTGTCCGTATTAAGTGAATTGTAGGCATTTTTTtgtatagtttaaaataagtgaattttttttaaaattcaagaaaattattgAAACTGTTTTTCATGTTCACTATTTCATCTAATGAGATTCTTATTTTTTAACTACTTTACATTTTCTAGGAGACTAATtttgaaataatcaaaagcGTAATAGTGATAAATAGTTgaccttaaatatttttcttaagagATATGTCATATCCCAACAATATACTCCTTCCGTTCATATTAGACGGACACTTTCAACTTTACACAGTGATTAAGTAATAATTAATACATTGGAAGAATTTACCATTTTGccctttgtttatatcaatgcaatatataTAGAGTATAGAAATAGTTAGTATTGAGAATTTTTTACATTCAAAAGGTCATATTAATTGTAAGGGtagaataaaagaaatttaattaatgatatcttaatttagtaagtgatcaatAAGATGCTCATCTAATATGAGATGAAGGAAGTATTTAATATAAACTACATGGAGTAATAAAATTTAATGTTTTGAAAATGCATTGAGAAATCTATTGTAGTTAATAATAAGAATTAATCAGGAgtgattaaaaaaatttgatattaaaattaaataaataaaattgaatatttatttttaatatagtggacaagtaaaaatattGGAAAGGTAGGATGCCAAACTCTTCTACAATTCCCTAGCCAAAAGGGTAAGATGCCAaactcttctttccttttctcaCCCAACGGACGCCCTTTTCTACCTTACATTCCTCAATGCCCAATCAATGTTTCCTAGCAAAATGAAAATtagttcata
This region of Solanum dulcamara chromosome 9, daSolDulc1.2, whole genome shotgun sequence genomic DNA includes:
- the LOC129903142 gene encoding altered inheritance of mitochondria protein 3-like, whose protein sequence is MANQSLEYSYSSYPDSVNSSPRSREIDCENASWDDQPPSSNSNYKVKFMCSYGGKILPRPHDNQLAYVAGETKILSVDRNIRFSNLVAKLSSISDCDVCFKYQLPGEDLDALISVTNDEDLEHMMLEYDRLYRGPAKPARLRLFLFPLTTPATSNFGSTDSKTESQWFVDALNSVQLQNLDVNSPTAVSSAPSPANNPDFLFGLDKGQVQQQPPPVKLQDPTPPPPVQEVFAKEFHGGSDAGSEDRHIIGDNVISPADYQRQVHEMQRLQQHISNQEQAMYNRKIEESIPRVYPGEYYQQKAPPPPQQAAVPVTNPANFWPERHMTSGPYPASAVQTEQPVYIVQTPSGVYQTPAMRPVTSQVGGQAYYGMQRVMPEVYREQPVYGGVPPQPTIQQPKMGGAYTSENMGMVRPHAPPEPTYTQVGYDSVGRQVYYTAPAGVMQQQMQHPAVAAAAVDGRQSGGALNPDGRIVGKP